Proteins co-encoded in one Pseudorhizobium banfieldiae genomic window:
- a CDS encoding porin, with product MNIKSLLLGSAAALAAVSGAQAADAIIAAEPEPMEYVRVCDAFGTGYFYIPGTETCLKIGGYVRFQVDFDSRDGAYADDNWDAWTRGRVDFTAKSDTELGELTGFIAIQAEASDYPAATGSTGDFYFDEVYLQLGGFKAGTYLNWWDKGINGETDSLGATTRMTSIAYIYTGDAFTAGLQLDELTNVELGGGGGQDFGLEAIVTASLGAASVDLLGSYDFANEDGAVRALVSAGIGPGTLQLAGVWASGYNVYYNASEWTIAASYSFKATDKFTITPGVQYFSNVDLDGDDFDGDDAWRAGLTVDYAITSGLAMKVSAQWNDGNRRGAGDEDYWDGFVRLQRSF from the coding sequence ATGAACATCAAGAGCCTTCTTCTCGGCTCCGCTGCTGCCCTCGCAGCAGTCTCCGGCGCACAGGCTGCCGATGCTATCATCGCTGCCGAGCCCGAGCCCATGGAATACGTTCGCGTTTGCGACGCATTCGGCACCGGCTACTTCTACATCCCGGGCACCGAAACCTGCCTCAAGATCGGCGGCTACGTCCGTTTCCAGGTTGATTTCGACAGCCGCGATGGCGCCTACGCCGACGATAACTGGGATGCATGGACCCGCGGTCGTGTAGACTTCACTGCCAAGAGCGACACCGAACTCGGTGAGCTGACCGGCTTCATTGCCATCCAGGCTGAGGCTTCGGACTATCCGGCTGCTACCGGTTCCACGGGTGACTTCTACTTCGACGAAGTCTACCTGCAGCTCGGCGGCTTCAAGGCTGGTACCTACCTCAACTGGTGGGATAAGGGCATCAACGGCGAAACCGACTCGCTGGGCGCAACGACCCGCATGACCTCGATCGCCTACATCTACACGGGCGACGCGTTCACGGCTGGCCTTCAGCTCGACGAGCTGACCAACGTTGAACTCGGCGGCGGCGGCGGTCAGGACTTCGGTCTTGAAGCTATCGTAACCGCTTCGCTCGGCGCGGCTTCGGTCGACCTGCTTGGTTCCTACGACTTTGCAAACGAAGACGGCGCAGTCCGCGCTCTCGTTTCCGCTGGCATCGGTCCGGGCACCCTGCAGCTCGCAGGTGTCTGGGCATCGGGCTACAACGTCTACTACAACGCTTCTGAGTGGACGATCGCTGCTTCGTACTCCTTCAAGGCAACCGACAAGTTCACGATCACCCCCGGTGTTCAGTACTTCTCGAACGTCGATCTTGATGGCGACGACTTCGACGGTGACGATGCATGGCGCGCTGGTCTGACTGTCGACTACGCGATCACTTCTGGCCTGGCCATGAAGGTATCGGCGCAGTGGAACGACGGCAACCGTCGCGGTGCTGGCGACGAAGACTACTGGGATGGCTTCGTCCGTCTTCAGCGCTCGTTCTAA
- a CDS encoding O-antigen ligase family protein, whose translation MRATTGRYRTISGLFWLHAAFIVLQLLPIADLLPRSWLTLPGDVDPGRSISITPGDTALALLRWLSYGLLFYLCLQVGANRPRSSLFLKVLFGIVVAHAVYGLLLYFEFEDTILFTEKWAYQGFVTGGFVNRNSYATFLAIGATIGSAVIGTIIGGATRWLDLFEGRRGQFIFILVGLLLIAAALVLTASRMGFFSAICGAVSAFAISVLRLNRRVNMAAIATSILLGLLIFSALLFLYGNILVERLGSVESAANVRADLYRQVLTMIADRPLLGFGGSSFEYAYPLYHMAPVSFDAVWEKTHNSYLALWVSYGVVFGTIPLAILTLCFVGLLRLVRLEGRDDAAVVAAIGTLIVGALHSTVDFSLEIQGVALLFVAVVANGLGGLARQSSSGRN comes from the coding sequence TTGCGGGCCACTACAGGTCGCTACCGTACGATCAGCGGCCTTTTCTGGCTTCACGCTGCGTTCATCGTGCTGCAACTCCTGCCGATCGCGGATCTGCTGCCACGGTCATGGCTGACCCTGCCGGGGGATGTCGACCCAGGTCGATCCATCTCGATTACGCCAGGCGACACGGCGCTCGCCCTCCTCCGGTGGCTGAGCTACGGGCTCCTCTTCTATCTTTGCCTGCAGGTAGGAGCGAACCGCCCGCGTTCCTCACTGTTTCTAAAGGTGCTGTTTGGCATCGTCGTCGCCCACGCCGTTTACGGGCTGCTGCTGTATTTCGAGTTCGAGGATACGATCCTGTTCACCGAGAAATGGGCGTACCAGGGCTTTGTGACCGGAGGTTTCGTCAACCGGAACTCCTATGCCACCTTCCTCGCGATCGGCGCTACGATAGGTTCCGCGGTGATTGGCACTATCATTGGCGGGGCTACCCGCTGGCTCGACCTGTTCGAAGGGAGAAGAGGCCAATTCATCTTCATCCTCGTCGGCCTGCTTCTCATCGCGGCTGCACTGGTGCTCACCGCGTCCCGCATGGGTTTTTTTTCGGCCATATGCGGCGCCGTCTCGGCATTCGCGATCAGCGTCCTCCGCCTGAACAGACGCGTGAACATGGCGGCTATAGCCACAAGTATCCTGCTGGGTCTTCTTATCTTCTCCGCTCTGCTCTTTCTTTACGGCAACATCCTTGTCGAGCGCCTGGGCTCCGTCGAAAGCGCGGCAAATGTCCGGGCTGATCTCTACCGTCAGGTGCTGACAATGATTGCCGATCGACCGTTGCTCGGCTTCGGAGGCAGCAGCTTTGAGTATGCCTATCCCCTCTATCACATGGCGCCCGTCAGCTTCGATGCGGTATGGGAGAAAACCCACAACTCCTATCTTGCGCTGTGGGTCAGCTATGGTGTCGTCTTCGGCACGATTCCGCTGGCCATTCTGACGTTATGCTTCGTTGGGCTCCTGAGGCTGGTGCGATTGGAAGGGAGAGACGACGCTGCAGTGGTCGCGGCCATCGGAACACTGATCGTCGGCGCCCTCCATTCCACCGTCGATTTCAGTCTCGAAATCCAGGGCGTCGCCCTCCTCTTCGTCGCAGTGGTTGCAAATGGGCTGGGAGGTCTGGCCCGCCAGTCATCCTCGGGGCGCAACTAG
- the murJ gene encoding murein biosynthesis integral membrane protein MurJ: MNILRASLTVTLLALLSRALGLGRDLAVTWSFGASVDTDAFYIASSFSNAAYVVVAAALASATIPLIVNEKSAGVSADHRSISSILNITIIALCIVVGAALLNSAEISRLLAGDASADLLARSEYFMLLIFPTIILLGSAGVLTGILNANSIFTPSAAAPSVLNAIVVLFILAFSQRLGVMAAILGTLAGSVVFFLLQIPAFYKVGYRHHWTISFHDETIWRFAQAAFPAVAVALLLYAYAFVDMAVGARLGVGTVTAVTIAAKLIQLPQGVIAMGLTTATFPLISRLIGDGKIENATLLTARLSASILVAAVPATVIAVVLGDQIVSLVFGRGTFSDEAVSETSRIFRVMVAALPALALHVILLRISYAMRMWMIPLGACAISFATKLVMAIYLVDAHGVDALSYSTIIASYLNIMIMIVVLNRRLDRPFGSAFVVRCLRILAVSGLTGAGIVLCRMLLSSLEPEWSVWIEFIGLSIAGGVFYLALGALILREEFFFIKNLRRHKLNA; encoded by the coding sequence GTGAATATCCTGCGAGCCTCGCTGACCGTCACGCTCCTCGCCTTGCTGTCGCGGGCTCTGGGCTTGGGACGTGACCTGGCTGTCACCTGGTCATTCGGGGCCAGTGTGGATACGGATGCCTTCTACATCGCCTCTAGCTTCAGCAATGCGGCCTATGTCGTGGTTGCCGCTGCTCTTGCGAGCGCGACCATACCTCTGATTGTCAACGAGAAGAGCGCTGGCGTGAGCGCGGATCACCGCTCCATCAGCAGTATCCTGAACATCACGATCATCGCCCTCTGCATCGTGGTGGGGGCCGCTTTGCTGAATTCGGCAGAGATTTCCCGGTTACTGGCGGGCGATGCAAGCGCAGATCTGCTGGCGAGAAGCGAGTACTTCATGCTGCTGATCTTCCCGACCATCATCCTGTTGGGCTCTGCCGGCGTGCTGACGGGAATACTCAATGCAAACAGCATCTTCACGCCATCAGCCGCCGCACCATCCGTCCTAAACGCCATCGTCGTCCTCTTCATCCTCGCGTTCTCCCAAAGGCTGGGCGTCATGGCGGCCATTCTCGGCACGCTTGCCGGGTCGGTGGTATTCTTCCTTCTGCAAATCCCTGCTTTCTACAAAGTGGGATACCGTCATCATTGGACCATTTCCTTCCATGACGAGACGATATGGCGTTTTGCCCAGGCGGCGTTCCCCGCAGTGGCTGTCGCCCTTCTTCTATATGCCTATGCCTTCGTCGACATGGCCGTCGGCGCGCGCTTGGGAGTGGGTACCGTGACGGCAGTCACGATCGCGGCCAAACTCATCCAACTGCCCCAGGGAGTAATCGCGATGGGGCTAACGACCGCGACGTTTCCCTTGATCAGCAGGCTTATCGGCGACGGCAAGATCGAGAATGCGACACTGCTTACGGCGCGGCTTTCCGCGAGCATCTTGGTTGCCGCAGTTCCCGCCACGGTGATCGCGGTAGTCCTCGGGGACCAGATCGTTTCACTGGTCTTTGGTCGCGGAACATTCTCGGACGAAGCTGTGAGCGAGACCTCGAGGATCTTCAGGGTCATGGTCGCGGCCCTGCCGGCCCTTGCTCTGCATGTGATCCTCCTGCGCATCTCCTACGCGATGAGGATGTGGATGATCCCGCTCGGGGCGTGCGCGATATCTTTCGCAACCAAACTGGTGATGGCCATCTATCTCGTCGACGCACACGGTGTCGACGCATTGTCCTATTCCACGATCATCGCCTCTTATCTCAACATCATGATCATGATCGTGGTGCTGAACAGGCGGCTGGACCGTCCGTTCGGTTCGGCATTCGTGGTGCGGTGCCTCCGAATTCTCGCTGTCAGTGGTTTAACGGGTGCAGGCATTGTCTTGTGCCGGATGCTCCTATCGAGCCTGGAGCCTGAATGGTCAGTCTGGATCGAGTTTATCGGCCTGTCGATCGCCGGTGGGGTCTTCTACCTCGCGCTGGGTGCGCTCATCCTCCGGGAGGAGTTTTTCTTCATCAAGAACCTCCGGAGGCACAAGCTCAACGCGTGA
- a CDS encoding phosphoribosyltransferase family protein, producing the protein MRTSSSKKVKTFTPEELTNALLVLWEQVQESGFYPEAVVGIASGGTKCTSLLASKVDIKIYECVLRRPSTATKQKIPVTRFLRYVPYFITDILRVIEDRRLERSTNNGVKLAASDRSVLDTHCERIASDMRSQGMSRVLIVDDAVDSGHTLHAVKSRLAAAMGDGCEVRTAVVTTTRESCVERPDYSFFQRTLCRFPWSFDYRG; encoded by the coding sequence ATGAGGACATCTTCATCGAAGAAGGTCAAGACGTTTACTCCCGAAGAGCTGACTAATGCATTGCTAGTGCTTTGGGAGCAGGTTCAGGAAAGTGGCTTCTATCCTGAAGCGGTCGTCGGCATTGCGAGTGGCGGTACGAAATGCACGTCATTGCTGGCCTCGAAAGTGGATATCAAGATCTACGAATGCGTGCTGAGACGCCCCAGTACGGCAACAAAACAGAAGATTCCGGTGACACGGTTTCTTCGGTACGTTCCCTACTTCATCACTGACATCTTGCGGGTGATAGAAGATCGGCGTCTCGAGCGGAGCACGAACAATGGCGTCAAGCTGGCCGCTTCGGACAGAAGTGTCCTCGATACGCACTGTGAACGGATCGCCTCGGACATGAGAAGCCAGGGCATGAGCCGCGTCCTCATCGTGGATGATGCAGTCGATAGTGGCCACACCCTCCACGCGGTGAAATCCCGGCTTGCCGCAGCCATGGGCGATGGCTGCGAAGTCAGAACGGCCGTGGTCACGACGACCAGGGAAAGCTGCGTTGAGCGGCCGGATTACTCGTTCTTTCAGCGCACCTTATGCCGGTTTCCCTGGTCGTTCGATTATCGCGGATAG
- a CDS encoding dTMP kinase, translating into MQQMICVIGTDGSGKTTLSNSVAEKLEQNGIEASRVWLGSESVLMAPARYVLRRLWGKQRKSPASAPPAEKRRSSEEVKLKNNLVERYPWAIGLYVAMTWFDYRLQVAWKLFTHRGTQTIIADRYLFDVAVNLGLTLGWSPEQVVEFVMSRLSAMPLPQVRIFLRVSPEVSLTRKDDIPDAEYLHMRFAYYEAIAKAFGFTELDGTKPISDNTDRLLRIAEEQSRKSYVIYVHANNTDVGGADKVLALMANHMQHYSADLGGTPGFRASVALRLPTPILSSYKQNGIPVILYRFLRPQVSRGVIGIVGSVLAAPRSLWFFLRLFGRASGPCPRQ; encoded by the coding sequence GTGCAGCAGATGATCTGTGTGATCGGGACGGACGGGAGCGGCAAGACCACTCTCAGCAATTCCGTCGCAGAGAAACTTGAGCAAAACGGGATAGAGGCGTCGCGGGTGTGGCTCGGGTCCGAAAGCGTCCTGATGGCGCCCGCCCGGTATGTTCTCCGCCGTCTGTGGGGAAAGCAGAGGAAGTCACCCGCCTCCGCGCCACCGGCAGAAAAGCGCCGTTCTTCGGAAGAGGTCAAGCTCAAGAATAATCTGGTTGAAAGGTACCCTTGGGCTATCGGGCTATATGTGGCCATGACATGGTTCGACTACAGGCTTCAGGTCGCCTGGAAGTTGTTCACGCATCGCGGAACGCAGACGATCATTGCCGATAGATATCTCTTCGACGTGGCCGTGAACCTGGGCCTTACGCTCGGCTGGAGCCCCGAGCAGGTCGTCGAATTCGTCATGAGCAGGCTCTCGGCAATGCCGCTCCCGCAGGTTCGGATCTTCCTACGCGTTTCGCCGGAGGTATCGCTTACCCGAAAGGACGACATTCCTGACGCCGAATACCTTCATATGAGGTTTGCCTATTACGAGGCGATCGCCAAGGCATTCGGTTTCACCGAACTCGATGGCACAAAGCCGATCAGCGACAATACGGACCGGCTTCTGCGGATCGCCGAAGAACAGTCCAGGAAGAGCTACGTCATCTACGTCCATGCGAACAACACGGACGTGGGCGGAGCGGACAAGGTTCTCGCCCTGATGGCGAACCATATGCAGCATTATTCCGCAGATCTCGGCGGGACGCCCGGTTTCAGGGCGTCGGTCGCGCTGCGTCTCCCGACGCCGATTCTCTCGAGCTACAAGCAGAATGGGATACCGGTCATCCTGTACAGGTTTCTGCGCCCGCAGGTGAGTCGAGGCGTGATCGGCATAGTCGGATCAGTGCTTGCGGCACCACGATCGCTGTGGTTTTTCTTGAGGCTGTTCGGTAGAGCGTCCGGACCTTGTCCACGTCAATGA
- a CDS encoding HAD family hydrolase, which translates to MMEAKQDHQAVTGVVFCDLDGTLVLGNSFHSFLLASWRTAGALQRAQLAHQLALRAFGSRGGGHAGMKRRVLRWFSGLQEREKAEIVERTLSEMRSMVSQPVSNMLKDLRAEGHVVVLATAAPTIYAIPFASSFGFDECLGTLGTETNAVWFELVGERKAQACRQWLSRTFGPCPPAVTVITDHPDDLPLIEIAETIVIQARQEIFEKISGAATGTQAFQLIEPGRVDERGGYWLWFDDRAVGPIDWYEVKTVLSKHRYCLGHVGNGLWQRIVPGMDLAAFGKSVDIPPPPPVRQRVTINAKRRVLRDWLGIFH; encoded by the coding sequence ATGATGGAAGCGAAGCAGGATCATCAAGCGGTCACGGGCGTGGTGTTCTGTGATCTGGACGGAACCCTCGTGCTGGGGAATTCCTTCCATTCCTTTCTCCTTGCCAGTTGGCGGACAGCGGGCGCATTGCAGCGGGCGCAGCTGGCGCACCAGCTTGCCCTCCGTGCCTTCGGGTCGAGAGGAGGCGGTCATGCCGGCATGAAGCGCAGGGTCCTGAGATGGTTTTCAGGGTTGCAAGAGCGCGAGAAGGCGGAGATCGTAGAGCGCACGCTCAGCGAAATGCGCTCGATGGTTTCCCAGCCGGTGTCGAACATGCTGAAGGACCTGCGTGCAGAGGGGCATGTTGTCGTGCTCGCAACTGCTGCCCCGACTATCTATGCCATTCCATTCGCATCGAGCTTCGGCTTCGATGAGTGCTTGGGCACGCTTGGAACGGAGACCAATGCGGTATGGTTCGAACTGGTCGGCGAACGAAAAGCGCAGGCATGCAGGCAGTGGCTCTCCCGAACATTCGGCCCATGCCCCCCCGCGGTCACGGTCATAACGGATCACCCGGATGACCTGCCTCTGATAGAGATCGCCGAGACGATCGTGATCCAGGCTCGGCAAGAGATTTTCGAGAAGATCTCCGGTGCCGCCACAGGAACACAGGCGTTTCAGCTGATTGAACCTGGCCGAGTCGACGAACGGGGTGGATACTGGCTGTGGTTCGACGACCGTGCGGTCGGTCCGATTGACTGGTATGAAGTAAAAACTGTTCTTTCCAAGCACCGCTACTGCCTCGGTCACGTCGGAAACGGGCTCTGGCAGCGGATCGTCCCCGGGATGGATCTCGCGGCTTTCGGGAAGTCGGTTGACATCCCACCTCCGCCTCCGGTCCGACAACGCGTCACCATCAATGCCAAGCGGCGTGTTTTGCGCGATTGGCTGGGTATTTTCCACTAG
- a CDS encoding glycosyltransferase family 4 protein yields MADASISVSAAVRDHYFHPPEGLRSKPEVVHDLGNEELVRDQRDPTEPTPRPPSLPQGRRLVLMVGRIEPWKGQHVFVEAVRLLPAALRESASFAIVGGGVDGKEDYHLDIKRAASAAGILMLGTRDDVPALLRAADISVHCSVEPDPFPGVVIESLLAGAATVATSMGGVLEMITDPSIGTLVPPNDPKALADALSDLLSDVTPPRKKYGEIGRNRALSLVDPDVVDTKIAAIYRNLIERPAA; encoded by the coding sequence TTGGCCGATGCGTCCATTTCAGTGTCCGCTGCAGTGCGCGATCACTACTTCCACCCGCCTGAAGGTCTGCGTTCCAAGCCCGAGGTCGTGCATGATCTTGGCAACGAGGAACTGGTTCGGGATCAAAGGGATCCGACGGAACCGACTCCACGTCCGCCATCGCTGCCCCAAGGCAGGCGCCTGGTCTTGATGGTCGGCCGGATCGAACCCTGGAAGGGGCAGCACGTCTTCGTCGAAGCTGTGAGGCTCCTCCCTGCGGCACTGCGCGAAAGTGCATCTTTCGCGATTGTCGGCGGCGGAGTGGACGGCAAGGAGGATTATCATCTCGACATCAAGCGGGCAGCATCCGCTGCGGGAATACTGATGCTGGGCACCCGCGATGATGTTCCCGCCCTGCTGCGAGCGGCGGACATCAGCGTGCATTGTTCCGTCGAACCCGATCCTTTTCCCGGCGTTGTGATCGAAAGCCTGTTGGCGGGCGCCGCCACGGTCGCGACTAGCATGGGCGGCGTGCTCGAGATGATCACGGACCCCAGCATCGGCACTCTCGTTCCGCCAAACGATCCGAAGGCACTCGCGGACGCTCTGTCGGATCTTCTTTCCGATGTCACCCCTCCGAGGAAGAAATACGGTGAGATCGGCCGCAATCGGGCACTGTCTCTCGTAGACCCGGATGTGGTGGATACCAAGATTGCTGCCATCTACAGAAACCTGATCGAAAGACCTGCAGCTTGA
- a CDS encoding glycosyltransferase gives MAETIIVADYTHAPSEGINVISKTIIDDLRNGGYDLDVMPPSEMLKSIPRLLLKQPRRIIFTHGPGVRTVFTSWILRLFSGAKIIWLATRPDVATPPEWLKGRKTAHIVIGNRPRPELSAVAPDASFVRQFIGIAPERLQVSDNATPMWPELRQRQVPIAVHVGHLRRSRGLDLLIEAKKMIGDRGEIVVQGSPNFPPDPGITEELRSGGVHVMNGHVSEISRIYRSADLYLFPVKPEDRGAIDLPLSVLEATACGCPVISTDFGAIPEAFDGVAGVTIVNSADFAKTVSDAILRMPLVRPIGLPEHLDVHRITDILRDLMR, from the coding sequence ATGGCAGAAACGATCATTGTCGCTGACTACACGCACGCGCCGTCGGAAGGGATCAATGTCATCTCGAAGACGATCATCGATGATCTTCGCAATGGCGGATATGATTTGGACGTCATGCCGCCATCCGAGATGCTGAAAAGCATCCCGCGACTGCTCCTCAAGCAGCCGCGTCGGATCATTTTTACGCATGGACCCGGGGTCCGTACCGTTTTTACAAGCTGGATACTGCGGCTGTTTTCGGGAGCAAAGATAATCTGGCTTGCAACGCGCCCTGACGTCGCCACGCCCCCCGAGTGGCTGAAGGGGCGGAAGACTGCGCATATCGTGATTGGCAACAGACCTAGGCCAGAGCTTTCGGCCGTGGCGCCGGACGCATCGTTCGTGCGTCAGTTCATCGGTATAGCTCCCGAGCGGCTGCAGGTCTCGGATAACGCCACCCCGATGTGGCCTGAGCTGCGCCAGCGGCAGGTGCCGATCGCGGTGCATGTCGGGCATCTCCGGCGCAGCCGCGGTCTGGATCTGCTCATTGAGGCGAAGAAGATGATCGGCGACCGCGGCGAAATCGTCGTGCAGGGCAGCCCCAACTTTCCACCAGATCCGGGCATAACCGAGGAGCTTAGATCGGGCGGGGTTCACGTTATGAATGGCCACGTCTCCGAGATTTCAAGGATCTACAGGTCCGCGGATCTCTATCTTTTCCCCGTCAAGCCCGAAGACAGGGGGGCTATCGATCTGCCATTGAGCGTCTTGGAGGCAACTGCCTGCGGCTGCCCTGTCATCTCGACCGATTTTGGCGCGATCCCCGAAGCATTCGATGGCGTGGCTGGCGTCACTATCGTGAACAGTGCCGATTTCGCCAAGACAGTGAGCGATGCGATCCTTCGTATGCCGCTGGTGAGGCCTATCGGCTTGCCCGAACATCTGGATGTTCACCGAATTACCGACATTCTCCGCGACCTGATGAGGTGA